The stretch of DNA AAAAAGTAGCTCCTTCGAGTACATCAACAGATGTATCAGCTAAAGTTGATTCTTCAGATGTGAAAGAATCATTAGTACAGCAAGAAGAAAGCGATAAAGAAGCACCATCTCTTGTGCCTGGAAGCTTTTTCTATTTTGCTAAAATTTCTTTAGAAAAAATAAAATTGGCTCTAACATTTGATCAAGAAAAGGAAGCAGAGCTATTAGCAAAATTTGCGTCAGAGCGTTTAGCGGAAGCGGAGGCCCTTTTTGCTGAAGGCAAAGAGGATGAAGCGATAAAAGTTATTAAAAAAGCCCTTGAAAATATGGAAGATGCGGATCAAATCGCTGATGAGAATAAAGATTCTAAGCAAGAAAATGAAGATGGAAATACTGAGGGATCATCTTCAAAAGATCAGGAAATTGCCGGTAATGATCAATCAAAAGATGAAGTCGCTGATGAAGAAAAAGATACTGAAGATAAAGATACTGAAGATAAGGATACTGATGAAGAAGCGATTGATGAGATAAACGAAATCATTTCTCAAAATATTATTGCTCTTAAGGCTGCAATGGAAAAAGTGAAAAATCCAGTCGCTAAAGCCGCATTACAAAAGAATATTGATAAGAGCTATGCTAAATTAGAAAAAAAGATAGAGAAATTGGATAAAAAGTATGGAAGCAATCAAGAGCCTGAAAAGGATGAAGACAAAGAAGATATTCCATCTTTGGATAATGAGAACTTAGATAAAACATCAACTGATTCGGAAGTTGATAATAAGGAAAAGAAGGAAACAAAAAGTGAAGTAAAAGAGGAAAAGAAAGAAAATAAAGAAAAGGCTGCTCAAGCTAGAGAAGAAAATAAGAAAGCAAGAGAAGCGGCAAAGGAAGAAGCTAAACAGGCAAAAGAGTTAGAAAAAGTCGAAACAAAGCAAGCAAAAGAAGCAGCAAAATTGCAGGAAAAGCAGCAACGAATTGAAGAAAAACAAGAACGTGAAGAAGCAAAACGTGAGTGGAAGGAATCAAAGAACACTGTAAAGCAGCAGAAAGAGATCCAAAAAGAGATCCAAAAAGAGATCCAAAAAGAGAAAAAAGCTCCTACTCATGATGAAAAACAAGTGAATCATGAAGAAAAAGGAAATAAAGATAACAAATAATTACCATCTAGAAAAATAGGAAAGAAAGCCTGTCATAGGCTTTCTTTCCAAAAAAATTAGCATACCCTTAAAAAATCTAACTAAATATCGTATGGTATAATGTGTTGGATGAAGAGGTGAGCAAATGCTAAGTTTTTTGTTTGTTGCAAAAAAGAGAAAAAAAACACTAGAAGAAACAGTTATTTTAATACAGCAGGGTGATTCTGCACTACAAAATGACCTAATCCAATCATACAAGCCATTTATTGCTAAAACCGTCTCTTCAGTATGCAAAAGATACATACATGAATCTGACGATGAATTTAGCATTGGCCTTATTGCTTTTAATGAAGCTATTCAAAAATACAGTCATGATAAAGGGAGCTCATTAATTAGCTTTGCTGAAGTAATTATTAAGAGAAGGGTTATTGATTATATACGAAAGCAAGTAAAATACCAGAATCTTAAATTAGACATTGATGTAAGTCAAGGTGATGAGGATCAAATTGCCACCACAATTGAAAACGAACTCTCCATAGAACAATATAATAAGAAGACAGAAGAAGAACTGCGCAGAGAAGAAATTCTTCAATTTACTGAATTACTCCGCCAATATAATTTATCCTTTTCAGATTTGATTGAACAATCGCCTAAGCATGCAGATGCTAGAAAAAATGCAATGAACATAGCTAGAATCATTTGTGAAAATGAAGAACTTAAACAGGTTTTACTTGAAAAGAAAAGACTTCCTATAAAACAGCTTGAAGACCATGTTTCGCTAAGCAGAAAGACGATAGAAAGAAATAGAAAGTACATAATTGCCATTTCCCTAATATTAATTAGCGATTATGTATATTTAAAGGATTATATCAAAGGGGTGCTGGAAACGTGAAAACAGGAATAATTATGGAAGTAAATGAACGTTTTTTGACGCTGATAACCCCAGATGGTGAATTTCTACGTGCTCGAAAGCTTGATAGAGATTATCGAATTGGGCAGGAAATTGATTTTTTTCCAATCAATCAAGAGGAAACAAAAAAGCAATCATTTTTTTCTATTTTCAATAGCTTTAAAGCAAAAACTGCTTTTGCAGCTGCTTTAATATTCATGTTAGTGAGTGTAACATTACTCCCTTTCTTCGGTAATAATAAGGTATACGCCTATATGTCAATCGATATTAACCCAAGTATTGAACTTGGTGTCAATAAAAAGTTCCAAGTCGTTGAAATCCTTCCATATAATGAAGATGGAAAAGAAATAGTTAATCAATTACATGATTGGAAAAAGAAAGATATCCATGAATTAACAAATGAAATTTTTCAAGAAATTAAAGCGCGCGGTTACACAAAAAATAATCATGAAATCGTGATTGGTACAGCTTATGAAAAAAAGGGTCAACAGAAAGAAGAAAATCAGCAGTGGGAGAAAGAAATTGCTGAAATTAGAAATGAATTAAAAAATGAAAACCTAGAATTAAAAATTGTTAATGGCTCAATTGAAGAAAGGAATAAAGCGAACGATATGGGGCTTACAATGGGCCTTTATAAAGAGAAAGAAAATAAAGAAAAAGAAATGCGATTAGAAAAAGAAAACAAAGTCAAGGAAGAAAAAGCAAAACAAAAAGTGTTGAAAAATGAAGTAAGCGATCAGCAGAGAGCGAACGAAATCAGGGAAAACGAAAAGCAAGAAGAGAAAGATAATAGAGAAATGCATAAGCAAACAGAGAAGGAAATTAGAGAAAAGGATAAGCAAATAGAGAAAGAAAATAGAGAAAGAGAAAAAAAAATTGAAACAGTAATTAGGGAAAGACATAAGCAAACAGAGAAGGAAAATAGAGAAAGTAAAAAGCAAATAGAGAATGAAAACAAAGAACGAAATAAGCAAATAGAGAAAGAAAATAAAGAAAGAGAAAAACAAATGGAAAAAGAAAATGATAAAAAGGAACAGCATATAGAAAAAGAAGGAATAGAAAAACAAAAAGAAATTAAAAAAGAAAATAAACAAATTGAAAAGCAAAAAATAAAGGAAGAAAAACAAAATCAAAAACAAAATCATCAAGATAATGACGATTAACGTAAGTTGAGATGAAAAAAAGTGCCGCATGAGGCACTTTTTTTCATTTATTTATTATTAATACCATTCATTTGTGCTTGCGCTTGCTTAACTAATCTCTTTGTAATTTCTCCGCCTACTGAACCATTGGCACGAGAGACAGTATCAGAACCTAAATGGACACCAAACTCTTGGGCAATTTCATATTTAACTTGATCTAGATATTGCTCTATTCCAGGAACTAATAGCTTATTTGTGCTATTTGCCATTTTTTTCATCTCCAATCAATTTTATAACAGAGGATATTTTTCTCTGTAAATGTAGTATGATTAAAAATGGCCATTTAATAAGTGGAAATATTTTTCCTTAAGCAGCATTTTTAACATATGCTTAACGAAAAAAAGCTTATATGTCTTTCATAAAGTAGAGATTTTCATTATGATAGAGGATATGAAAAAAATGAAGGGAATTGTAATTCATGTGGAGAAAGGTAAGAGTCAGATTAGGTAAATTATCTCCGGCTCAAGTAATTACAAGTTATTATTTACTTGCAGTAACGGTTTCAGTATTGCTTTTAAGCATACCTTACGTACATAAGCCAGGAGTGGAAATTGATTTTATTGATACTGTATTTACTGCTGTTAGCGCTGTGAGTGTTACAGGTTTGACAGTAGTTGATATATCACAAACATATAGTATATTTGGTTATTTTGTTATTATGGCCATATTGCAATTTGGTGGTCTTGGAATTATGGCGCTTGGTACCTTTTTTTGGATGTTATTTGGCAGAAAAATTGGCCTGAGAAGCCGCCGTCTAATTATGGCTGATCATAATCAAATCACATTATCCGGACTAGTTCATTTGATTAGAGAAATTATTAAAATTATGCTGCTTATTGAGTTGGTTGGTGCACTCATCTTAGGTTTTCATTTTTTGAAATATTATCCAACATGGGAAGAAGCATTTCTTCATGGATTATTTGCTTCTGTTAGTGCGACAACAAACGCTGGAATGGATATTAGAGGAGCATCCCTTGTTCCATTTGCTGGTGATTATTTTGTCCAATTAATTAATATTATATTAATCATACTAGGAGCTATTGGTTTCCCTGTCTTAATTGAAGTTAAGGAATATTTATTTAGAAAGAAAACTGATATGGAGGAAGTCCAATTTCGCTTTTCTTTGTTTACAAAAATAACAACCATCACATATGCTGGTCTCCTTATCTTAGGGACAGTGCTAATTTTGATATTAGAATTTCAGCATTATTTTAAAGGAATGACATGGCATAAAAGCTTTTTCTACGCATTTTTTCAATCAGCATCAACAAGAAGTGCTGGACTTTCAACTATGGATATCAGTGAATTTTCAATGCCAACATTATTGGTTTTGAGTATTCTCATGTTTATCGGTGCCTCTCCAAGTTCTGTAGGAGGTGGTATTCGTACAACAACTTTTGCTTTAAACATATTATTTATTTATCACTTTGCTAAAGGAAATCGTGATATCAAAATTTTTAATAGAGAGCTTCATCAAGATGATATTTTAAAATCATTAGCTATTACGCTTTTGGCTATCGTGATGTGTTTTACCTCTGTAGTCCTATTATGCATTTCTGACGGTCAGCATGATCTTATTGCCATAGTCCTTGAGGTTTGCTCTGCTTTTGGTACTACAGGCTTATCAATGGGGATCACACCAGATCTTAGTGTTTTTGGAAAATGTATATTAATGATTTTGATGTTTATCGGCAGAATCGGATTAACTTCCTTCTTGTTTATTATTGGAGGAAAAGAAAAGAAAGCAAATTATCATTATCCAAAAGAACGAGTGATTACAGGATAAGTATTACGATACAATAGTTTTTATTAATGAAATCATAATATCAAAAAATCCGGGATCGAAGTGGCGATTCCGGATTTTTTGATTAGAACTTCCATCAATTCTAATTTCTAACCTCTAATTTTTGAAAAATGCTTCTTAATCAGTTCCTTTACTAACATCATGTGTAGGGTGCATAAAAGGGCTTGCTTGTGGACGTTTTTTTTGTTCCAATAATTCTTTGTTCTCAGTTGTATTCCAGCCAATATCATTAGTCGGATGCACCCATTCATCACCTGACATAATGGATGGATCAGTTTCATCACTCCAATTTTCCAATGGGGAATTTTCAGAAGCGTAGAAGCTGTCACCAATTACGACTCCTTGAGAGTTTTCGAAAGGTGGCTTCATTTGAATACCTGTTCCCTTGAAGCTTGGAGCTTCAATTTGATGTGGAAGGGTTTCATCTATTCCTAATTTTGTTAACTTAACTTCCTTTTTCTTTTTCAAATGTGTTCCTTCCTTTCTATGTGGCTTGTCAAAATATACTACTAGGTTTTGTTTTAAGACTCATTTTATGAGTATGATCAATTTAAATTTTTAGGAAGAGTAATGAATGAATAAATAATGCTAGTGGGTAGAAAATAAGATGGAATCATTTCTTTAGGAGGATGCAAAAAATGGCTAAGAGAAAAGCCCAATTTGATGCAGTAGAAAAATATACAAAAACCCCGAAGAAGAATTTACAGGAAACGGAATTCTCTGCAGAATTTAGTCAAGGAGAAAATCCGATGAAAGGGGCAAACCGTAATTCTAAGCAGGGAAGAAAGGGGAGATCTAAATGAAAAAAAATAAAAACATGAAGGCAAAAGAAACGGCAAATCTTGAAATAGGAATGGAATTTGGAGACATAAATGCGAGTAAGCAATACGAGGTTCCATTTATGAATGAGGATAAAGGAAAGAGGAAGAATAAAAAATAAAAAAACCGGCTTCTTTGCCGGTTTTATTTATTCACTCCATTTGTCATCTGCCGAGAAAATAGCTGTTTTTTCATTTGAGGGATCAAAATAGATTAGGATGGTTGTATCCTTTTTTTCGATCTCTCCGGTAGTCAGGTATTTATCCAAATTAAATGAAAGCTTTTCAATTAATGTGTGTTTGTATAATTCCTTTTCATTAAGCTCTAGTTTTAGAAACTCAGGACCCAATCGTGAAGGGTTTTTTAAGATATTCTGATAGATAGAAGACCTTTGTGATTTTTCATAACTAGAAGAGGATCCCCACCATGGCTTTCTTGGCTTATATTTTTGCCTAGAAAGATAATCATACTTCATTAGTCCTTCAGCAATATTTAAGCTGGCAATATTTTTATCTTGAAGAAATTCATAAAGGCGTTTGAATAGATCCTCTAATTGGTGGCCAATTCTTGACCAGCCTTTTTCTTCCCAAAAGCTGCCGAAATCCTGAAAGAAATCAAATGGAGATGGGAATGTTTCTGTTACAAGATATTCGATGGTAAAATCCATTCGATGATCATTCCAATATTTTTCTAGAACATCCTCAACTTGTTTTATACGGATAATATCATCGAATGAAAGTACATTATTCCCCAGCATTTCGTATGGTGAATGGTCCATATAAATGTATTTATGTTGTTCAGCCCGTAAGCGAAGTCCTGTTCCTCTCAAAAGCTTTAGGAAGCCAAGCTGCAGCTCTTCAGGTCTCATAGCAAATACATCATTGAATGTCTTTCTAAAGGAATGATAATCTTCTTCAGGAAGTCCAGCGATTAGATCGAGATGCTGATCGATTTTCCCTCCATTTTTCACCATTGTGACTGTTCGAGTAAGCTTTTCGAAGTTCTGTTTTCTCATTACCAGCTCATTCGTGTAATCATTTGTAGATTGAACTCCAATTTCGAATCGGAATAAGCCAGCAGGGGCTTCATTATTTAAAAACTCAATAACCTCTGGCCGCATAATATCAGCGGTAATCTCAAATTGGAATACAGTACCTGGCAAATGTTCATCAATAAGAAATTGAAACATTTCCATGGCATAGCTTCTGCTAATATTAAATGTACGGTCGACAAACTTAATGGTTTTCGCTCCATTTTGCATTAAATAGCGAATATCCTCTTTAATTTTTTCCCGATCAAAGTATCGGACGCCTACTTCAATAGATGAAAGGCAGAACTGGCAGCTAAAAGGGCAGCCGCGGCTAGTCTCGATATAAGTAACCCGCTTTGAAAGGTGAGGAATATCCTCTTCAAATCTGAAAGGAGAAGGCAGCTCACGAAGATCCAGCTTGTTGCGCTGAGGATTTATTTTTATTTGGCTATCTTCGCGAAAAGCAATGCCATGAACATTTTCCAGCTTTAATTCTCCGCTAAGCTCAGTAAGCAATTGCTTGAATGTTTCTTCCCCTTCGCCAATAACAATAAAGTCAAAATCTTTGACCTTTTCCATCCATTCTAAAACATCGTAAGATACCTCAGGTCCTCCTACTATGATTTGGATAGCTGGGTTTATCTTTTTGATCATATTGATCACTTTAATCGTTTCTTCCATATTCCAGATATAACAGCTAAAACCAATCACATCAGGCTTTTTTTGTATTAAATCTGTCACAATATTCATAACAGGATCTTTAATCGTATATTCGGTAAGTTCAATATCAAAATCTGGCTTGGCATAAGCTTTTAAATAACGAATCGCAATATTTGTATGAATATATTTAGCATTCAATGTCGAGCAAATAATCTTCATTTTTGAAACTCCTTTAAGAGTAATGAAACAACAACATACTATTATAACGTATTGTTGACCAAATTGATAGAAGAGAAACCATGCAACACGATGCAAAACAAAGTGAAATCTTCCTTTAATTGATTATTAAGAAAAATTAGAATAAAATAAAGAATATTCAAAAATATCAACGAGAAGAAATTTATATAGGGAGAAGGTTGCCATATGAAAGTAAGCCTATTTGCTACGTGTTTAGTCGATATGTTCCAAAGTAAGGTTGGAAAAGCAACTGTGGAAGTATTAGAACGGCTTGGATGCGAGATTGATTTTCCAGAATCACAGGTTTGCTGTGGCCAGCCTAGCTTTAATAGCGGCTATGTAAAGGAATCAATGGAAGCGATGAAGAGAATGATTGAGGCTTTCAAAGATTCAGAGTATGTCGTTGCACCATCAGGATCGTGCGCTTATATGTTACATGAATATCCCCAAATTTTCAAAGGAGACCCGATATGG from Cytobacillus dafuensis encodes:
- a CDS encoding DUF5667 domain-containing protein yields the protein MKFLSNKEMNKIAKSTLALVIAGGFTFSTTIASAEENNQEKYETVDLQKVAPSSTSTDVSAKVDSSDVKESLVQQEESDKEAPSLVPGSFFYFAKISLEKIKLALTFDQEKEAELLAKFASERLAEAEALFAEGKEDEAIKVIKKALENMEDADQIADENKDSKQENEDGNTEGSSSKDQEIAGNDQSKDEVADEEKDTEDKDTEDKDTDEEAIDEINEIISQNIIALKAAMEKVKNPVAKAALQKNIDKSYAKLEKKIEKLDKKYGSNQEPEKDEDKEDIPSLDNENLDKTSTDSEVDNKEKKETKSEVKEEKKENKEKAAQAREENKKAREAAKEEAKQAKELEKVETKQAKEAAKLQEKQQRIEEKQEREEAKREWKESKNTVKQQKEIQKEIQKEIQKEKKAPTHDEKQVNHEEKGNKDNK
- the sigI gene encoding RNA polymerase sigma factor SigI; amino-acid sequence: MLSFLFVAKKRKKTLEETVILIQQGDSALQNDLIQSYKPFIAKTVSSVCKRYIHESDDEFSIGLIAFNEAIQKYSHDKGSSLISFAEVIIKRRVIDYIRKQVKYQNLKLDIDVSQGDEDQIATTIENELSIEQYNKKTEEELRREEILQFTELLRQYNLSFSDLIEQSPKHADARKNAMNIARIICENEELKQVLLEKKRLPIKQLEDHVSLSRKTIERNRKYIIAISLILISDYVYLKDYIKGVLET
- a CDS encoding anti-sigma factor domain-containing protein, which codes for MKTGIIMEVNERFLTLITPDGEFLRARKLDRDYRIGQEIDFFPINQEETKKQSFFSIFNSFKAKTAFAAALIFMLVSVTLLPFFGNNKVYAYMSIDINPSIELGVNKKFQVVEILPYNEDGKEIVNQLHDWKKKDIHELTNEIFQEIKARGYTKNNHEIVIGTAYEKKGQQKEENQQWEKEIAEIRNELKNENLELKIVNGSIEERNKANDMGLTMGLYKEKENKEKEMRLEKENKVKEEKAKQKVLKNEVSDQQRANEIRENEKQEEKDNREMHKQTEKEIREKDKQIEKENREREKKIETVIRERHKQTEKENRESKKQIENENKERNKQIEKENKEREKQMEKENDKKEQHIEKEGIEKQKEIKKENKQIEKQKIKEEKQNQKQNHQDNDD
- a CDS encoding alpha/beta-type small acid-soluble spore protein, with product MANSTNKLLVPGIEQYLDQVKYEIAQEFGVHLGSDTVSRANGSVGGEITKRLVKQAQAQMNGINNK
- a CDS encoding TrkH family potassium uptake protein; this translates as MWRKVRVRLGKLSPAQVITSYYLLAVTVSVLLLSIPYVHKPGVEIDFIDTVFTAVSAVSVTGLTVVDISQTYSIFGYFVIMAILQFGGLGIMALGTFFWMLFGRKIGLRSRRLIMADHNQITLSGLVHLIREIIKIMLLIELVGALILGFHFLKYYPTWEEAFLHGLFASVSATTNAGMDIRGASLVPFAGDYFVQLINIILIILGAIGFPVLIEVKEYLFRKKTDMEEVQFRFSLFTKITTITYAGLLILGTVLILILEFQHYFKGMTWHKSFFYAFFQSASTRSAGLSTMDISEFSMPTLLVLSILMFIGASPSSVGGGIRTTTFALNILFIYHFAKGNRDIKIFNRELHQDDILKSLAITLLAIVMCFTSVVLLCISDGQHDLIAIVLEVCSAFGTTGLSMGITPDLSVFGKCILMILMFIGRIGLTSFLFIIGGKEKKANYHYPKERVITG
- a CDS encoding DUF3905 domain-containing protein → MKKKKEVKLTKLGIDETLPHQIEAPSFKGTGIQMKPPFENSQGVVIGDSFYASENSPLENWSDETDPSIMSGDEWVHPTNDIGWNTTENKELLEQKKRPQASPFMHPTHDVSKGTD
- a CDS encoding B12-binding domain-containing radical SAM protein — translated: MKIICSTLNAKYIHTNIAIRYLKAYAKPDFDIELTEYTIKDPVMNIVTDLIQKKPDVIGFSCYIWNMEETIKVINMIKKINPAIQIIVGGPEVSYDVLEWMEKVKDFDFIVIGEGEETFKQLLTELSGELKLENVHGIAFREDSQIKINPQRNKLDLRELPSPFRFEEDIPHLSKRVTYIETSRGCPFSCQFCLSSIEVGVRYFDREKIKEDIRYLMQNGAKTIKFVDRTFNISRSYAMEMFQFLIDEHLPGTVFQFEITADIMRPEVIEFLNNEAPAGLFRFEIGVQSTNDYTNELVMRKQNFEKLTRTVTMVKNGGKIDQHLDLIAGLPEEDYHSFRKTFNDVFAMRPEELQLGFLKLLRGTGLRLRAEQHKYIYMDHSPYEMLGNNVLSFDDIIRIKQVEDVLEKYWNDHRMDFTIEYLVTETFPSPFDFFQDFGSFWEEKGWSRIGHQLEDLFKRLYEFLQDKNIASLNIAEGLMKYDYLSRQKYKPRKPWWGSSSSYEKSQRSSIYQNILKNPSRLGPEFLKLELNEKELYKHTLIEKLSFNLDKYLTTGEIEKKDTTILIYFDPSNEKTAIFSADDKWSE